A part of Aegilops tauschii subsp. strangulata cultivar AL8/78 chromosome 2, Aet v6.0, whole genome shotgun sequence genomic DNA contains:
- the LOC109783707 gene encoding protein DMP10-like: MNKVMSSIANLAQLLPTGTVLTYQALAPSFTNYGKCETSNQWLTTTLVAVLASACLFFSFTDSVVGRRDGKLYYGFATLRGFNVFNFSSEEEKQEWNDLDQFRRLRLQPLDFVHAFFTAVVFLIMAFSDVGLQNCFFPDASRNTQQLLKNLPLGMAFLSSFVFIIFPTKRKGIGFNDTTPRQKVVHPLNKV, encoded by the coding sequence ATGAACAAGGTCATGTCGAGCATCGCGAACCTTGCGCAGCTCCTGCCCACGGGCACGGTGCTGACTTACCAGGCGTTGGCCCCGTCCTTCACCAACTACGGCAAGTGCGAGACCTCCAACCAGTGGCTCACCACGACGCTGGTTGCTGTCCTCGCCTCCGCCTGCCTCTTCTTCTCCTTCACCGACAGCGTCGTGGGTCGCCGCGACGGAAAGCTATATTACGGCTTCGCCACATTGCGTGGCTTCAACGTGTTCAACTTCTCCAGCGAGGAGGAGAAGCAGGAGTGGAATGATCTCGACCAATTTCGGAGGCTCCGCCTTCAGCCACTGGATTTCGTGCATGCCTTCTTCACGGCGGTGGTTTTCCTCATAATGGCGTTCAGCGATGTGGGGCTGCAAAACTGCTTCTTCCCGGATGCCAGCAGGAACACACAGCAGCTGCTCAAGAACCTGCCATTGGGAATGGCGTTTCTGTCCAGCTTTGTGTTCATCATCTTCCCCACCAAAAGGAAGGGCATTGGATTCAATGACACGACTCCTCGCCAGAAGGTCGTCCATCCCTTGAACAAAGTTTGA
- the LOC141040659 gene encoding protein DMP10-like, with amino-acid sequence MTTKGPAPATVMSSVANLAQLLPTGTVLAYQALSPSFTNHGKCETSNQWLSGTLVAVLASACLFFSFTDSIVGRRDGKLYYGIATLCGFNVFNFSSEEERQEWNDLDQFRRLRLWPLDFMHAFFAAVVFLMVAFSDVGLQNCFFPDANRNTEELLKNLPMGMAFLSSFVFIIFPTKRKSIGFSDNAPPQKVVHPLN; translated from the coding sequence ATGACTACCAAGGGGCCTGCACCGGCCACGGTCATGTCGAGCGTCGCGAACCTGGCGCAGCTCCTGCCGACAGGCACAGTGCTGGCCTACCAGGCACTGTCCCCGTCCTTCACCAACCACGGCAAGTGCGAGACCTCCAACCAGTGGCTCAGTGGGACGCTGGTCGCTGTCCTTGCCTCCGCGTGCCTCTTCTTCTCCTTCACCGATAGCATCGTTGGTCGCCGCGATGGAAAGCTATATTACGGCATTGCCACACTGTGTGGCTTCAACGTGTTCAACTTCTCCAGCGAGGAGGAGAGGCAGGAGTGGAACGATCTTGATCAGTTCCGGAGGCTCCGCCTCTGGCCGCTGGACTTCATGCACGCCTTCTTCGCGGCTGTGGTTTTCCTCATGGTGGCGTTCAGCGACGTGGGGCTGCAGAACTGCTTCTTCCCGGACGCCAACAGGAACACCGAAGAGCTGCTCAAGAATCTGCCAATGGGCATGGCGTTCCTGTCCAGCTTTGTGTTCATCATCTTCCCCACCAAGAGGAAGAGCATTGGATTCTCTGACAACGCACCTCCCCAGAAGGTCGTCCATCCCTTAAATTGA
- the LOC109783724 gene encoding protein DMP10-like, giving the protein MASSSPSSGSSTANQIIPPINNDDSEIGAAGTASPMPTMNKVMSSVANLAQLMPTGTVLTYQALAPSFTNYGKCETSNQWLTTALVAVLASACLFFSFTDSVVGRRDGKLYYGFATLRGFNVFNLSSEEEKQEWNDLNQFRRLRVQPLDFMHAFFTAVVFLTMAFSDVGLQNCFFPDGSRNTQQLLKNLPLGMAFLFSFVFIIFPTKRKGIGFNDTTPRQKLVHPLNKV; this is encoded by the coding sequence ATGgcatcttcttctccttcttctggGTCATCCACGGCGAACCAGATAATTCCACCAATCAACAACGATGACAGTGAGATAGGAGCTGCCGGCACGGCATCGCCAATGCCTACCATGAACAAGGTCATGTCGAGCGTCGCGAACCTTGCGCAGCTCATGCCCACGGGCACGGTGCTGACTTACCAGGCGTTGGCCCCGTCCTTCACCAACTACGGCAAGTGCGAGACCTCCAACCAGTGGCTCACCACGGCGCTGGTTGCTGTCCTCGCCTCCGCCTGCCTCTTCTTCTCCTTCACCGACAGCGTCGTGGGTCGCCGCGACGGGAAGCTATATTACGGCTTCGCCACATTGCGTGGCTTCAACGTGTTCAACTTGTCCAGCGAGGAGGAGAAGCAGGAGTGGAATGATCTCAACCAATTCCGGAGGCTCCGTGTTCAGCCGCTGGACTTCATGCATGCCTTCTTCACGGCGGTGGTTTTCCTCACAATGGCGTTCAGCGACGTGGGGCTGCAAAACTGCTTCTTCCCGGATGGAAGCAGGAACACACAGCAGCTGCTCAAGAACCTGCCACTGGGAATGGCGTTTCTGTTCAGCTTTGTGTTCATCATCTTCCCCACCAAAAGGAAGGGCATCGGATTCAATGACACGACTCCTCGCCAGAAACTGGTCCATCCCTTGAACAAAGTTTGA
- the LOC109783731 gene encoding protein DMP10 — translation MASSSSLSSTAIQIHPLTNEDDNEITAARTAPPMTTKGPAPATVMSSVANLAQLLPTGTVLAYQALSPSFTNHGKCESSNQWLSGTLVAVLASACLFFSFTDSIVGRRDGKLYYGFATLRGFNVFNFSSEEERQEWHDLDQFRRLRLRPLDFIHAFFAAVVFLTVAFSDVGLQNCFFPDANRNTEELLKNLPMGMAFLSSFVFIMFPTKRKSIEFSDNAPPQKVVHPLN, via the coding sequence ATggcctcttcttcttcgttgtcgTCCACGGCGATCCAGATACATCCACTCACCAACGAGGACGACAATGAGATAACAGCTGCCCGCACAGCACCGCCAATGACTACCAAGGGGCCTGCACCGGCCACGGTCATGTCGAGCGTCGCGAACCTGGCGCAGCTCCTGCCGACAGGCACGGTGCTCGCCTACCAGGCACTGTCCCCGTCCTTCACCAACCACGGCAAGTGCGAGAGCTCCAACCAGTGGCTCAGTGGGACGCTGGTCGCTGTCCTTGCCTCCGCGTGCCTCTTCTTCTCCTTCACCGATAGCATCGTCGGTCGCCGTGATGGAAAGCTATATTATGGCTTTGCCACGCTGCGCGGCTTCAACGTGTTCAACTTCTCCAGCGAGGAGGAGAGGCAGGAGTGGCACGATCTTGATCAGTTCCGGAGGCTCCGCCTCCGGCCGCTGGACTTCATACACGCCTTCTTCGCGGCTGTGGTTTTCCTCACGGTGGCGTTCAGCGACGTTGGGCTGCAGAACTGCTTCTTCCCGGACGCCAACAGGAACACCGAAGAGCTGCTCAAGAATCTGCCAATGGGCATGGCGTTTCTGTCCAGCTTTGTGTTCATCATGTTCCCCACCAAGAGGAAGAGCATTGAATTCTCTGACAATGCTCCTCCCCAGAAGGTCGTCCATCCCTTAAATTGA